The genomic stretch GGGGTGCATTGGTGGAACTGTGTACCGATGTGACATTTCATGGAGAATGGGGGTGAGCAGTCAGCAAAGAGAGGACTATTTGCAAAGGTGTTATCCCAGAGGGGGACTCAGGAGGCGGATCCTAGGCCGTGACATCACTTTGCTCACAATAGGCCCCAGGAAAGCTTGGAACTCCTGTAACCTGGCACCCATGTTCTAGGAAGGTCCCATACCAGGCTCACTTGCCTACAGACACAGAGACTTTAGGATGTTCTCTTGTTGTTTTCCCAGGTACCGGGGCTCTGGATGCCAGAAACCCCAGTGCACAGGATTACTCAGATGTTGGAGAGGTTTCCTTAACCCACGCTGGCGATGCCTCAGGATGTTTTCCGGGAGGTCACATAAGGTAACACAGAGCAGCCTGGAGCAGGCCAGGTCAGGTCAGCTCATAGCTCTTAACCTTCCCTGGGCACCCCCATCCCCTCATGTTCAGTTTCGGGGAAAGGGGGACATGGGGGCCGGTCCTCCCCGGGACCGGAGCAGGTTCGATGGCAGTGGACCACCTGGTGGACCCATCATGGCCATGCACATGTCATgctggaaggagggaaaagggatCTCTGAGGGGCCTCTAACCTGTAACAGGTTGAATCCAAGGCCCTCACGCCACCTTGCTTCTCCTCCGTGGGGGAGGTGAGTGCACACTGTGGTGTCATATCTGGAATGAATTCTTATGGGTCTGAGGACAAGTGAAAGCAAGCAGACACGGCTTTGAGGActcctgcctgcctgctgggCACTGTCTTTACAGAGCCACATGCCACAGATGGAGGACAAGCTGAATGAGAGCCCCTGCTCTACTTccctgaaggaaagaaggaagccccATGCCATCAGGACGAAGCCCCGCTGGCTCAGGGTGAGTGCAGGTACCAGGGAAACCCAACACCAAGGGCCCAGAGCCAATGCAAAGAATCCCAGGGCCCAGAAAACACACTGCTGCTCCCCTGGTAGCTCTCGGAGACTCCTGGTCCCAGATGAACCTGGAACCCCATCTGCTCCCCAAACATGCCAGCagggcccagcccctgccacgGCCAGACGCAACGTCACTCTCCACTTATTTGCAGGAAGATCAGAAAAGAGGCGTGAGACCATTTCACGTCCCATTCTGTCTAGAATGTATTGGCATTGTTGTACACGTTTCCCCGACGAACGTTCCCAGGGGTCCCGGGTCGCCCGACCATCGTTCCATACCTTCTCCACGTCTGACACACGTTCGTGAGGAGTAGGGAGATTTTTTACCCAAAGGACATGGGGCTCATTGCATTATGTCTAATGCTCTGCACTTTGGTGGCCAAGCAACACGCCCCTGGGGCCCCTCCAGTCAGGAGCAAGGGCCTTACCACCTAGACAACATTCTGGAAATGAGACCACTCACCTCACCCATTCAGCCCTTCACAAATGTGGGACTGTGACAGGATTCCCTTCTCTTGCCATGCCACAGTGCTGCACTGAACATCCTACATGTTCTATTATCCTGATCCAACCTTTGCCAGGTAAAGTCCCTGTCTTCGGATCCCCAGAATGGACTGTGCTGTTAGAAATCACAGGGACACTGCTGTTCATGTGGGGAGGTGCCGTGCATACTCATCTAACAATCTGACCTGAGATTCTTTTTCcttggtggttttttttaaaaaatatataggaaatttattgccaaattggtttccatacaacacccagtgctcatcccaacacatgccgtcctcagtacccatcacccacgctcccctccctcccacccccatcagctctcagtttgttctcagtttttaggagtctcttatgctttggctctctcccactctaagctgttgttttttcttcccctcctccatgtgttcctgttaagtttctcaggatccacaaaagagtggacacatatggtatctgtctttccttgtatggcgtatttcacttagcagaacactctccagttccatccacgttgctacaaagggccatatttcattctttctcattgccacgtagtactccattgtgtatataagccacaatttctttatccacttatcaggtgatggacatttaggctctttccataatttggctattgtggagagtgctgctataaacattggggtacaagtgcccctctgcatcagcactcctgtatcccttcggtaaattcctagcagtgctactgctgggtcatagggaaggtctatttttaattgtttggaacctccacactgttttccagagcggctgcaccagtttgcattcccaccaatagtgcaagagggttcctgttaatccacatcctctccagcatctatagtctcctgatttgttcattttggccactctaactggcgtgacgtgatagctgagtgtggttttgatttgtatttccctgatggggagcgacgttgagcatcttttcatgtgcctgttggccatccggatgtcttccttagagaagtatctactcatgttctctgcccacttcttcagtggattctttgtttctcaggtgtggagtttggtgagctctttatacattttggatactagccctttgtccgatatgtcatttgcaaaaatcttttcccaatccattggttgcctttgagttttgttggttgtttcctttgctgtgcagaagctttttatcttcatgaggtcccaataggtcattcttgcttttaattccctcgcCTGTGGGGATGTCAGATCGGAGATCCTAACGTGTTCAGCCATTTCCCAACTCAAATTCTCGTGTGATTACCAACATCCTTCTTCAGAGTCTGGGCACCCAGGTCTCATTCTTGCCACAAGTCACTGACGGCTTGGGGGTTTGGTCTGCATTCTGGACCCCAAGCCTCCTGATGTCCATGGTGCTGTGTCTGACTCTGTGTCCCTCCTGTGTTCTACCTCAGGGTATGAACATCTCACCCATGCCCGACAATGAGAACCGTGAGGAAGGGACCATGGAAGGAGGCTGGATGCTACTGGAACAGCGAGTGGAGCACCTGGTACCTGCTTTCCTGGGTAGAGACCCCTCCTACCTCTTCACATTCTTGAGAACATACAGAACATTTGCTACCACCCAGCAGGTCCTGGAAATACTGTTTATGAGGTGAGCACCCTGCCCTTCACAGCCCAGGGCGATTCAGCCCCTGAAAGCTAGGAGTCTCAGGAAAGTCACCACACGTCCTGGCGTCTCACATTGTTCCTCTGATCCGGGTGGAAACACTCCAGGTCCTCAGTGGGGGCACAGCAGGGAAAGTCACCCTGGCCTGTGGAAAGCTCTGCTGGCAGGGCTGCGTCTCTGCTGGGTCATCTTTGTCCTCTTGCCCATGATCAACTTTCTGCCTCATCCCTCACTGTCGCCAGGTGTTGACTTGGGCTGTTTTCCCATTGGAAAAGGAGATTGGAGGCTCTATCTGTGTGTCTGAGTCCTGGCTCAAACCAGTCAAGGATGCCCAGGATGAGCAGCACGCCCAGACCCACACCAATATGTGTGATGGAGCTGACTGGGGCCCTATCATTCTTCAAACACGCAGGAAGCCCCACTAGGTGCAGGCACTTCTGTAGGAGCTGACTGGGATCCAATGCGCAGAACGGACAGTACCCTCCCCTCCAGAGCTCCATTCTAGTCAGCAGCCAGGGACTCTGGATAGGACAAGACGTAGCATCCACAGGACAGCTCATATGATGTCCTTCTGGCCTCCTCCAGATACGGATGCTTCCATTCAGAGGCTGAGGAGGATGGCGGACCCCGGGAGCAGGAGAAACTGTGAGTAGGCTGAGCTCAGGCTGGAGGGCCTTCCTTCTCCAAGAGGGCAGTGCTGAGACTGTGCGTGGGAGGGGCTGCAGGACCCAGCATCCCACACGTCTGAGAGTCCTGTGAGAGGGCAAAGTTCTGAGGGCTTTCTCTTGGAAGCAAGGAAAGGGGTTCTGTCCTGTCTGGTAGAGGATGGGCTGTGGGCACAAGGAGGCAGCAGAGGGCGCCAGAGGACCGCGTCAGCCCCTTAGAGAGTCCAACCCTATCCCTTCCCACTCACAGCCTTGCCTAGACCCCCATCAGGGGACCCAGAATGACAGTTTTGGGGAGCATCACACTCACCACCTTGGGGAACATCCACGGTGCGTGCTTAGCAAGGGTACAGGAGACACAGTGAGGGCTCAAGGAGCACATATCACCCACACGATGGAGAACGGTGTCAGTGGGACGACACCCACATGTGCACTGAGTGCATGAGGCAGCACAGAGGCACAGGTCGTCACGTTGAAGGCACCAGGAGGGTCCCAGCAAGCCCAGGTAAGAGACAGAGTCCTCTTGTCCCGTATTTGCGCAGATTTTCGTGGAGCGCTAGGGTATGCAGTGAAGGCACTGACTCACCCCGACACCACCCCTCCACTCACGCACGGACTTGAATTCCAGTGGGAGGTAGGCAGCGGGACACAGCGAGGAGTCTGGCTGGCTTCCCCAAGAAGGACAGAGACCACCACATCATTGGTTAAGGGGTTCCCGTCAAACAGAATCTTGACGGTCCCTCTTCAGTGACCAGGTCTCTCGTCGGCGGGACTGCCAAATCACAGGTGGACAACGTACAGAACCACCCTCTGGACATCCAGGAGCAGGAGGCATAGAGGCCAGGTCCCACAGGCCTGTCCTGAGATATCAGCGGGAGGAACACCCCATGGTGATTGTTCTGGCTACTTTTGTATCCCCAGGGCCATCTCCTCcatcctgggcacctggctggatcactACCCCGAGGActttttccagcctccagacttcACCAGCTTGAAGTTGCTGCGGGCATATGTAGGGGTACACATGCCGGGCTCCGAGCTGCAGCGCCGCGCCCGCCTTCTCTACTCATGGCGGAAACACCGTGAGCCCAATGAGCCAGAGTCTCTGGGCGAGGAGGACTCTGGGTGGGTGATGTGGGCATGTGGAGGGGACGGGGT from Prionailurus viverrinus isolate Anna chromosome A2, UM_Priviv_1.0, whole genome shotgun sequence encodes the following:
- the LOC125160232 gene encoding ral guanine nucleotide dissociation stimulator-like, giving the protein MFSCCFPRYRGSGCQKPQCTGLLRCWRGFLNPRWRCLRMFSGRSHKSHMPQMEDKLNESPCSTSLKERRKPHAIRTKPRWLRGMNISPMPDNENREEGTMEGGWMLLEQRVEHLVPAFLGRDPSYLFTFLRTYRTFATTQQVLEILFMRYGCFHSEAEEDGGPREQEKLAISSILGTWLDHYPEDFFQPPDFTSLKLLRAYVGVHMPGSELQRRARLLYSWRKHPMAPAPEPRSDVPQERAPAISVVPTAASRPRLPEATSSPGAQRVRESETLTAVSPPGQEVLPALADSQELEEPPAPLVAPEHEQPPAPAGRVTEGLEQPPPAAEQPASAPQQRLMSAAAPKDEFPDLVIAFFVISVVLMEVFTVLIY